The Rhodothermus profundi genome includes a window with the following:
- a CDS encoding NfeD family protein: protein MWRIYRIAILIPGLLSGIMAGRASEGPVYVVAVEGMVDKVLVQYIERAIREAEANDAAAIVFRMDTFGGLVVAADQIRQRILDTPIPTIAFINRNAASAGALIAYACDRIVMAPGASIGAATVVEGTTGEAAPDKYQSYMRGLMRATAEANGRDPRIAEAMVDPDVAIEGVVPAGKVLTLSAQEALQLGVADAMAASVEEALQVLGYGPHPMVAFAQTGTERVLRVLALPVLQTLFLLMMLGGLYFELQTPGVGLPGLIALAGALLFFAPNYLSGLVEFWEILLFLAGVGLLLVELLVIPGFGVAGIAGILLMLAGLLAALIGNVGLSFPSMREVGQAIFTLLSALALSGVSIAVLGRYVPRTRRFQELVLGTGLSRAQGYTASDAAVQLTGKQGRTVTPLRPAGMVEIEGKRYDVVASGQFVPAGMPVEVVRVQGNRIEVRPLRDLEGEAS from the coding sequence ATGTGGCGCATATATCGAATTGCTATCCTGATACCTGGCCTGCTATCCGGCATTATGGCCGGCCGTGCTTCAGAGGGACCGGTCTACGTGGTGGCGGTAGAGGGCATGGTGGACAAGGTGCTGGTGCAGTACATTGAACGTGCTATTCGGGAGGCTGAAGCCAACGATGCCGCGGCTATTGTATTTCGCATGGATACCTTTGGGGGGCTGGTGGTTGCCGCAGACCAGATCCGCCAGCGTATTCTGGACACGCCTATCCCCACCATTGCCTTTATTAATCGGAATGCAGCCTCGGCCGGCGCGCTGATTGCCTATGCCTGCGATCGGATCGTAATGGCGCCCGGGGCTTCTATCGGGGCAGCTACCGTAGTGGAAGGCACTACCGGTGAAGCGGCTCCAGATAAATACCAGAGCTATATGCGCGGGCTGATGCGCGCCACGGCCGAAGCCAACGGGCGCGATCCGCGCATTGCGGAGGCTATGGTGGATCCAGATGTGGCCATCGAAGGCGTGGTGCCAGCCGGTAAGGTACTGACGCTTTCAGCGCAGGAGGCGTTGCAGTTGGGCGTGGCGGATGCCATGGCCGCTTCGGTAGAAGAAGCGTTGCAGGTGCTGGGATACGGCCCGCATCCGATGGTGGCCTTTGCGCAGACAGGTACCGAGCGGGTGCTGCGCGTGCTGGCATTGCCGGTGCTGCAGACGCTGTTTCTGTTGATGATGCTGGGGGGGCTCTACTTTGAGTTGCAGACGCCGGGTGTGGGGCTTCCGGGGCTCATTGCGCTGGCCGGTGCCTTGCTGTTTTTTGCGCCCAATTATCTGAGCGGCCTGGTTGAATTCTGGGAAATTCTGCTTTTCCTGGCAGGGGTCGGGTTACTTCTGGTGGAGTTGCTGGTCATTCCGGGATTTGGGGTGGCCGGTATTGCAGGGATTCTGTTGATGCTGGCCGGTCTGCTGGCGGCGCTGATTGGCAATGTAGGCCTGTCCTTTCCGTCGATGCGCGAAGTCGGTCAGGCTATTTTTACGCTCCTGAGCGCACTTGCTTTGTCAGGTGTGAGCATCGCCGTGCTGGGGCGGTATGTTCCACGCACGCGGCGTTTCCAGGAGCTTGTGCTGGGGACAGGACTGTCGCGGGCGCAGGGCTACACGGCTTCAGATGCGGCGGTGCAGCTTACCGGAAAGCAGGGGCGAACGGTAACCCCGCTGCGACCGGCCGGTATGGTTGAAATCGAAGGAAAACGCTACGATGTGGTGGCGTCTGGCCAGTTTGTGCCGGCTGGCATGCCGGTTGAAGTGGTGCGCGTGCAGGGCAACCGCATAGAAGTTCGCCCGCTTCGCGACCTGGAAGGCGAGGCATCCTGA
- a CDS encoding class I SAM-dependent methyltransferase — protein MAGSSNARRYTVNNRLYRWHIQQFLNALGQLVEATQPQTVLDVGCGEGFVAAFLKKRMPETHITGVDLSETALAYARQHFGQCATFQQADIYQLPFPDQAFDTVVCSEVLEHLDDPDRAMRELKRVARRYVVITVPLEPYFQWLNRLGQWLGVSEDPGHVQFWTRSGFEQFVRRHLPKAKITRKHIYQLAQGPVAFAASY, from the coding sequence ATGGCAGGATCCAGCAATGCCCGACGCTACACCGTCAATAACCGGCTCTACCGCTGGCATATCCAGCAATTCTTGAACGCCCTGGGGCAGCTTGTGGAGGCCACACAACCGCAAACGGTGCTTGACGTCGGGTGTGGAGAGGGCTTTGTGGCTGCTTTTCTCAAAAAACGCATGCCAGAGACTCATATTACCGGCGTCGATCTATCGGAAACGGCCCTGGCATATGCTCGCCAGCATTTTGGCCAGTGTGCCACCTTCCAACAGGCTGATATTTACCAGCTTCCGTTTCCAGATCAGGCGTTTGATACTGTCGTATGCAGTGAGGTGCTGGAGCATCTGGATGATCCGGACCGGGCTATGCGCGAGCTGAAACGCGTAGCCCGACGGTACGTCGTCATCACGGTGCCGCTGGAGCCCTATTTCCAGTGGCTGAACAGGCTAGGGCAATGGTTGGGCGTCAGTGAAGATCCGGGACACGTGCAATTCTGGACGCGTAGCGGTTTTGAACAATTCGTGCGGCGCCATCTTCCGAAAGCGAAAATCACGCGCAAGCATATCTATCAATTGGCGCAGGGGCCGGTCGCATTTGCCGCGTCTTACTGA
- a CDS encoding L,D-transpeptidase family protein: protein MIAIWMGFLLVWSGLQATTPDSGQALYYVAVEQTLLHARPGEGAYLLLRRREPVRLLERVGTWWRVRTQDGAEGYVVARDLSNVWLRVSKRLRRLFVYRGTRLVRSFPVDLGTNPFSDKRRRGSIANPDDWRTPEGVFYVAAKNARSQYYKALVLNYPTADDALRGLREGLISEAEYRAIVEAEAHFRMPPMHTALGGWIEIHGDGTGQQVTWTQGCVALRNEDLDAIWPLVVVGTPVLIEP, encoded by the coding sequence ATGATAGCAATCTGGATGGGTTTCCTGTTGGTGTGGAGTGGGCTGCAGGCAACCACGCCGGACTCCGGGCAGGCGCTTTATTACGTAGCGGTTGAACAGACGCTGTTGCATGCGCGGCCCGGGGAAGGAGCCTATCTCCTGCTGCGTCGGCGCGAACCGGTACGCCTGCTGGAACGGGTGGGGACCTGGTGGCGCGTGCGCACGCAGGACGGGGCCGAAGGGTACGTGGTGGCGCGCGACCTTTCCAACGTGTGGCTTCGGGTTTCCAAGCGTCTGCGGCGGCTTTTTGTATACCGGGGCACGCGTCTGGTGCGTAGCTTTCCGGTAGATCTGGGCACGAATCCGTTTTCGGACAAAAGGCGGCGCGGCAGCATCGCTAATCCAGACGACTGGCGCACGCCCGAAGGGGTCTTCTATGTGGCTGCCAAAAATGCCCGAAGCCAGTACTACAAAGCCCTTGTGCTGAACTACCCGACGGCGGATGACGCGCTGCGTGGATTGCGGGAAGGGCTGATCAGCGAAGCCGAATACCGCGCTATCGTCGAAGCGGAAGCGCATTTTCGTATGCCGCCCATGCATACAGCCCTGGGAGGCTGGATTGAAATCCACGGCGATGGCACCGGTCAGCAGGTTACCTGGACGCAGGGATGTGTGGCGCTCCGCAATGAGGATCTGGATGCGATCTGGCCGCTTGTTGTGGTCGGTACGCCTGTTTTGATTGAACCATAA
- a CDS encoding HAD family hydrolase gives MIRLFISDIDGCLAEPYQPFALDRFQELAQLARRAGQPGDHPFLPAFSICSGRPYPYVEAVTQALGVQVPVLFEAGAGMFDPRAASVRWHPAFTEELAEQVEALRRWMVAHCIPGTSLMLDIGKRSQAGMVSPYPEEILRWVPVVEEYVATHFPAFQVFHTHISIDVVPRGFTKREGLQWLLETLALETGEVAYIGDSNGDLGALALVGYAFAPANATESVRQQVAHVMEASGIDGVLAAYQWCVARNKRWQKAVAS, from the coding sequence ATGATTCGCCTGTTCATTTCTGATATTGATGGCTGTCTGGCAGAGCCGTATCAGCCATTTGCGCTGGATCGTTTTCAGGAGCTGGCGCAACTGGCCCGTCGGGCTGGGCAACCGGGCGATCATCCTTTCCTGCCGGCCTTTTCGATCTGCTCGGGCCGACCATATCCCTATGTAGAGGCGGTAACCCAGGCGCTGGGCGTGCAGGTGCCTGTTCTTTTCGAAGCAGGGGCCGGCATGTTCGACCCCCGGGCAGCTAGCGTGCGCTGGCACCCGGCCTTTACAGAAGAACTGGCCGAGCAGGTTGAGGCGTTGCGCCGATGGATGGTCGCGCACTGCATTCCGGGCACGTCATTGATGCTGGACATTGGCAAGCGTTCCCAGGCGGGTATGGTGAGCCCCTACCCGGAAGAGATCTTGCGCTGGGTACCGGTTGTCGAGGAATATGTGGCCACGCATTTTCCGGCTTTTCAGGTGTTTCACACGCACATTTCCATTGACGTGGTCCCCCGGGGATTCACGAAGCGGGAAGGGCTGCAATGGCTCCTGGAAACGCTAGCGCTGGAGACGGGCGAAGTGGCCTATATTGGCGATTCAAACGGCGATCTGGGCGCATTAGCACTGGTAGGGTATGCGTTTGCTCCGGCCAATGCTACCGAATCCGTGCGTCAGCAGGTTGCCCACGTCATGGAGGCATCGGGTATTGACGGGGTATTGGCCGCCTATCAATGGTGCGTTGCCCGCAACAAACGATGGCAAAAAGCGGTTGCTTCGTAG
- a CDS encoding M1 family metallopeptidase — protein MPSDKGITGLTGWGTWLALLLWVGCGVPPRPAYLPPVGIDVWHYEVTLRLDPETRRLEGRVTLEVRRTPSATELPLCFDMLTVDSAWVDGQAVAPVRREGRLIIPLNGTLRNRITLAYHGIPPEGLYEATYLGQRVVFTDSWPYRGCAWLPAVHHPSDPATLTLRLLIPRGYQAAGTGRLVQIDTLTEHVRFHWQLDATAPTYSFAFAVANFVRVDTIADHSIPIHYYLLPSDRDRAYRLRRTPEALRWLSRWLGAYPYRSYTVVQVPIGYAGMENASASFLRADLFELGDVEGVQVHELVHQWFGNRVSIAGWRDLWLAEGMATYLTTLFYEDFDGLEVARRQWVDMARLTPDALRLHGALVPGRYVDPETHLTWVPYRKGACVLHLLRLKLGDATFRRALQTIYYRFAGKPLSTEGFRAVLEEISGQELGPLFDYWIYGDRLPELRVWWHAKQRRLTWKVVGDAGTLQGVPFQLAIRQGTQVRYVDARAAALHLPEATEQPEVAPVGILMRVVYP, from the coding sequence ATGCCTTCAGATAAGGGAATAACCGGCCTCACGGGTTGGGGGACCTGGCTGGCCCTGCTGTTGTGGGTTGGCTGTGGGGTGCCTCCGCGGCCAGCCTACCTGCCACCCGTGGGCATTGATGTATGGCACTATGAGGTAACGCTGCGGCTTGATCCGGAAACGCGTCGGTTAGAAGGACGCGTAACGCTGGAAGTGCGCCGCACACCGTCGGCTACCGAGCTGCCTTTATGCTTTGACATGCTGACGGTCGATTCAGCATGGGTCGATGGACAGGCGGTGGCTCCCGTGCGACGCGAAGGACGTCTGATTATCCCGCTAAACGGAACGCTGCGCAATCGGATTACGCTTGCCTACCACGGCATTCCTCCTGAAGGGCTTTACGAAGCAACGTATCTGGGACAACGGGTGGTGTTTACCGACTCCTGGCCTTATCGGGGGTGTGCCTGGTTGCCTGCGGTGCATCATCCATCGGATCCTGCCACCCTGACATTGAGGCTTCTTATTCCACGTGGCTACCAGGCAGCAGGGACCGGCCGCCTGGTGCAGATCGACACGCTTACCGAGCACGTACGCTTCCACTGGCAGCTTGATGCGACCGCCCCTACCTATAGCTTTGCGTTTGCGGTGGCCAACTTTGTGCGCGTGGATACCATTGCAGATCATTCCATCCCCATCCATTACTACCTGCTTCCTTCTGATCGCGATCGCGCTTACCGGCTGCGCCGGACGCCCGAAGCGCTGCGCTGGCTGAGCCGCTGGCTGGGAGCGTACCCGTATCGGAGCTATACCGTGGTGCAGGTTCCCATCGGCTATGCGGGCATGGAAAATGCTTCGGCGTCTTTTTTGCGAGCCGATCTGTTTGAGCTGGGGGATGTGGAGGGAGTGCAGGTGCACGAGCTGGTGCACCAGTGGTTTGGTAATCGGGTGTCCATTGCCGGATGGCGGGATCTCTGGCTGGCCGAGGGAATGGCGACATACCTGACCACGCTGTTCTACGAAGACTTCGATGGCCTTGAGGTGGCCCGACGACAATGGGTCGATATGGCGCGCCTGACGCCCGATGCGCTGCGCCTGCACGGAGCGCTGGTGCCTGGCCGCTACGTGGATCCAGAAACGCACCTGACCTGGGTGCCGTACCGTAAAGGTGCCTGTGTGCTGCATCTGCTCCGGCTGAAGCTGGGGGATGCGACGTTCCGACGAGCACTTCAGACCATTTATTATCGCTTTGCCGGCAAACCTCTCTCAACCGAAGGCTTTCGAGCGGTACTCGAAGAGATCAGCGGGCAGGAGCTGGGCCCGTTGTTTGACTATTGGATTTATGGAGATCGGCTTCCGGAACTCCGCGTGTGGTGGCACGCCAAGCAGCGCCGGCTTACCTGGAAGGTGGTAGGCGACGCAGGTACGCTGCAGGGCGTGCCGTTTCAGTTGGCTATCCGGCAGGGGACGCAGGTTCGGTACGTAGATGCCCGCGCCGCCGCCTTGCACCTGCCAGAAGCTACGGAGCAACCCGAGGTGGCGCCTGTCGGCATTCTAATGCGCGTTGTCTATCCATAA
- a CDS encoding enoyl-ACP reductase FabI, producing the protein MAEKSYGLLEGKKGVIFGALNEQSIAWAIAEAVHREGGRFILSNAPVARRLGTLEKLAEKTGSPIIWADATNNEDLMALFQQARETFGPLDFIVHSIGMGLNIRKHRPYEALNYDWYIKTLDISAISLHRIIHCALRQEALADGASIVTLSYIGAQRTFSKYSEMGDAKALLESIVRSWGYRLGKRRIRINAISQSPTPTTAGSGIEGFDAMYEFAQHVAPLGNADAKSCADYTVTLLSDLTRMVTMQTLYHDGGFSSMGISDELIETLAQAMGVEKSNAG; encoded by the coding sequence ATGGCAGAAAAGAGCTATGGTTTGCTGGAAGGCAAAAAAGGCGTAATCTTTGGCGCGCTTAACGAGCAGAGCATTGCCTGGGCCATTGCTGAAGCGGTGCACCGCGAAGGCGGACGCTTTATTCTGTCGAATGCACCGGTAGCCAGACGGCTGGGCACGTTGGAAAAACTGGCCGAAAAAACAGGAAGTCCGATTATCTGGGCCGATGCGACGAACAACGAGGACCTGATGGCGCTCTTCCAGCAGGCTCGAGAGACCTTCGGACCGCTGGACTTTATCGTGCACTCCATTGGCATGGGGCTAAATATTCGGAAGCATCGCCCCTACGAAGCGCTCAACTACGACTGGTACATCAAAACACTGGACATCTCGGCCATCAGCTTGCATCGCATCATTCACTGCGCGCTCCGGCAGGAAGCGCTGGCCGATGGGGCATCCATCGTAACGCTGAGCTATATCGGGGCGCAGCGCACTTTTTCAAAGTATTCGGAGATGGGGGATGCCAAGGCGCTCCTTGAGAGCATCGTGCGTTCCTGGGGGTATCGCTTAGGTAAGCGACGCATTCGGATCAATGCGATTTCGCAGAGCCCTACCCCGACCACGGCCGGTTCGGGGATTGAAGGCTTTGATGCGATGTACGAGTTTGCGCAGCACGTTGCGCCGCTGGGGAATGCGGACGCGAAAAGCTGCGCCGACTACACCGTCACGCTGCTGAGTGATCTGACGCGCATGGTAACGATGCAGACGCTGTACCATGACGGTGGCTTTAGTAGCATGGGAATCTCAGACGAGTTGATTGAGACGCTGGCGCAAGCAATGGGGGTAGAGAAGTCGAACGCAGGGTAG
- a CDS encoding inositol monophosphatase family protein — MDLHPTYETALEVAAQLAREAGQIVRYYAGRVTVREKGYNELVTQADEEVQRFLTEQIRQHFPDHTILAEEVLPDQQNGKATASFHWIIDPIDGTTNFTHGVPPYGVSLALQHEGRTVVGVVYDVPHDELFTAVRGGGLYVNGVRARVSQTATLREALITTGFPYREMAHLDAYLEALGRIIRATRGVRRPGAASVDLAWVACGRFDGFFETGLSPWDVAAGILLVEEGGGRVTDFHQRPDPLFARQILATNGRLHEALCELVAPLHHVYT; from the coding sequence ATGGATCTGCACCCGACCTATGAAACCGCACTTGAAGTGGCTGCCCAACTGGCCCGTGAGGCAGGGCAAATTGTCCGCTACTATGCAGGACGGGTGACCGTCCGAGAAAAAGGGTACAACGAACTGGTCACGCAGGCTGATGAAGAGGTGCAGCGCTTTCTGACCGAACAGATTCGCCAGCATTTCCCTGACCACACGATTCTGGCCGAAGAGGTGTTGCCTGATCAGCAAAATGGCAAGGCGACCGCTTCGTTCCACTGGATTATTGATCCCATTGACGGAACCACCAACTTCACGCATGGCGTCCCGCCCTATGGGGTCAGCCTGGCCTTGCAACATGAGGGGCGCACGGTGGTCGGGGTCGTTTACGACGTGCCGCATGACGAGCTGTTCACCGCCGTTCGAGGAGGTGGCCTCTATGTCAATGGCGTGCGGGCCCGCGTCAGCCAGACGGCCACGCTTCGCGAAGCTTTGATCACGACCGGCTTCCCGTACCGTGAAATGGCGCATCTGGACGCCTATTTAGAAGCACTGGGACGCATCATTCGCGCAACGCGCGGGGTGCGCCGCCCCGGAGCGGCGTCGGTTGATCTGGCCTGGGTGGCCTGCGGACGCTTTGACGGCTTTTTTGAAACCGGCCTGAGTCCCTGGGATGTTGCGGCGGGCATCTTGCTGGTCGAGGAAGGAGGAGGACGGGTGACTGACTTTCACCAGCGACCTGATCCCCTCTTTGCTCGCCAGATCCTGGCAACGAACGGACGGCTGCACGAGGCGCTCTGCGAACTGGTCGCGCCGCTGCACCACGTTTACACGTGA
- a CDS encoding type III pantothenate kinase, with the protein MWLALDLGNSALKGGLFDAGQLVHTFRLAAQDPSRLSEELAAELAGRSLTRAAMASVVPARTPVVQEAVQRYAKVRPALIRPDWQLPFTLAYETPHTLGTDRLAAAAAAWVTYGQPQHRPVLAILAGTALTIEVIDEQGCYQGGVIAPGPQLMQQALAQGTAQLPEVPLEWPRSPVGRSTQAAIQAGLLYGFVECVKGLLRRLSSTFVTAPVVILSGGWAALLKQHAAIDVHDPHLVLRGIYHLLELNPEQGLP; encoded by the coding sequence ATGTGGCTGGCTTTAGACCTGGGCAACAGCGCGCTAAAAGGTGGCCTTTTTGACGCGGGCCAACTGGTGCATACGTTTCGTCTGGCAGCGCAGGACCCGAGCAGATTGTCCGAGGAACTGGCTGCGGAGCTGGCCGGTCGCTCCCTGACGCGTGCGGCTATGGCGTCGGTTGTACCGGCTCGCACGCCTGTGGTGCAGGAAGCTGTGCAGCGCTATGCGAAGGTGCGGCCTGCGCTGATTCGCCCGGACTGGCAGCTTCCTTTTACGTTGGCTTATGAGACCCCGCATACGCTGGGAACCGACCGGCTCGCAGCGGCGGCTGCGGCCTGGGTAACCTACGGGCAACCGCAGCATCGTCCGGTTCTGGCAATACTGGCAGGCACGGCCCTTACTATTGAGGTAATCGACGAGCAGGGCTGCTATCAGGGAGGTGTAATTGCGCCCGGTCCCCAGCTCATGCAGCAGGCGCTGGCTCAGGGCACAGCCCAGTTGCCGGAGGTTCCGCTCGAATGGCCCCGCTCACCGGTGGGTCGCTCTACGCAAGCTGCTATCCAGGCTGGTCTGCTCTATGGTTTTGTCGAATGCGTTAAGGGATTGTTGCGGCGCCTTTCCAGCACTTTTGTTACCGCGCCGGTGGTTATTCTCAGCGGCGGCTGGGCTGCCCTGCTAAAGCAGCACGCAGCGATTGATGTGCACGATCCCCATCTGGTGCTTCGCGGCATTTATCATCTCCTGGAGCTCAATCCAGAGCAGGGCTTACCGTGA